A window of the Bacteroides thetaiotaomicron VPI-5482 genome harbors these coding sequences:
- a CDS encoding hybrid sensor histidine kinase/response regulator transcription factor, translating into MNATKLLLIVSIVQMFFSYPLRAEHYYYKQISLKAGLPSTVHCIAADNRGFVWMGTRSGLGRFDGQELKKYIHNSSLSNSLPGNQIYQIARGEQGNLWILTDKGISLYRYQSDDFLLQTDEKGENLIAYSVCRTPEGILFGGQGKIYHYSYKESCIRKIYEFKSEQNFNITALGLIDSHTILCCSRWQGMYLVDLQSGEYRRAPFGAEKEITGMLVDSKQRVWVASYNVGLRCFTRDGKQIALYTTRNSSLSNDIILSIVERKGQIWLGTDGGGINILNPETQQFSSLKHIPGKVNSSLPNNSIICLYNDQNNNIWIGSIYSGLISVREVYMQAYTDALPNNKQGLSDNIVLSLCQQESGHIWVGTNGGGINCFNSLAGEFTHYPSTLGDKVASICGFASGKLLLSIFAQGIFIFDPVTGNKQPFTIIDKEVNERLCLHGNTVNVYRNTPNTILLLGNHVYCYHLKEKQFSIVSEEKGINIIEGSLKAIACDGHSTYLNDIKHIYELDNHSNKLRVLFTAQDDMNINSVSMDESGCFWIGSNLGLVSYHPATQKQKMISTSLFIEVSSLICDQKGKIWVGAENRLFAWSIAEEKMALFGETDGAVPNEYFPEARLLSQKGDIYMGGVKGLLHIDGKLPLRNTNPQLQLSDIIINGEPANNKLYDGIRKLSVPWNSNIVIHVMAKEEDIFRQKVYRYQIKGLDEQLVESYSPELTMRALPPGNYQIMASCTTKDGSWVPAQQLLQLTISPPWYKTWWFILGCILLVAVIVIESVRKVLKRKEEKLRWEMKEHEQKTYEEKVRFLINISHELRTPLTLIYAPLKQILKSLSPQDAQYLPIKAIYRQSQRMKNLINMVLDVRKMEVGESRLQIEPQPLNEWIKHVSQDFISEGEAKSVHISYRFDSRIEAVSFDKNKCEIILSNLLINALKHSPQHTEITIVSELISERKRVRVSVIDQGSGLENVDTRKLFTRFYQGTKEQNGTGIGLSYSKILVELHGGSIGARDNQETGATFFFELPLRQDAEEIVCQPKAYLNELMSNDDSEHISKGEEFDTTSYTILVVDDNSDLTDFFSKALSEYFKKVLIASDGVEALQLVKSYTPDIIVSDVMMPRMNGYELCKGLKEDLAVSHIPIILLTARDDKESQISGYKNGADGYLTKPFEIEMLMELIRNRLKNREYTKKRYLDAGLIPAPEETTFSLADETFLVKLNRIIQENLSDTKLDVSFICKEVGMSRASLYTKLKALTGIGLNEYINKIRMEKAILLITATDFTFTDISEKVGFTTISYFSTAFKQYTGETPTAYRSRQKKKE; encoded by the coding sequence TAATCGTGGCTTCGTCTGGATGGGAACAAGATCAGGCTTGGGAAGATTTGATGGACAGGAACTTAAAAAATATATCCATAACTCATCCCTGTCTAATTCACTTCCCGGTAATCAAATTTATCAGATTGCGAGAGGAGAGCAGGGGAATCTTTGGATATTAACAGATAAGGGAATTTCACTTTATCGATATCAGAGTGATGACTTTCTTTTGCAGACGGATGAGAAAGGTGAAAATTTGATTGCTTATTCTGTTTGCCGGACCCCTGAAGGAATTTTATTCGGTGGACAAGGGAAAATCTATCACTATAGTTATAAAGAATCTTGTATACGGAAAATCTACGAATTTAAATCGGAGCAGAACTTTAATATTACCGCTTTGGGTTTGATAGATTCTCATACGATACTATGTTGCAGTCGTTGGCAAGGGATGTATTTGGTTGATCTTCAATCAGGCGAATACAGACGAGCGCCTTTTGGGGCAGAAAAAGAAATTACGGGTATGCTTGTTGATTCCAAACAAAGAGTGTGGGTTGCTTCTTATAATGTCGGACTGCGTTGTTTTACCCGTGATGGAAAGCAGATTGCACTTTATACAACCCGTAATTCCTCTCTTAGTAATGATATCATATTGAGTATTGTTGAACGTAAAGGGCAAATATGGCTTGGGACAGACGGGGGAGGCATTAATATACTCAATCCTGAGACTCAGCAGTTTTCCTCCTTAAAGCATATCCCCGGAAAAGTCAATTCATCACTTCCTAATAACTCAATCATCTGTCTTTATAATGATCAAAATAATAATATATGGATTGGGAGTATTTATAGTGGTTTGATTAGTGTTCGTGAGGTATATATGCAGGCATACACAGATGCGTTGCCGAATAATAAACAAGGTTTAAGTGACAATATAGTATTGAGTTTATGTCAGCAGGAATCAGGTCATATCTGGGTGGGAACAAATGGAGGTGGAATTAATTGTTTTAACTCCCTGGCCGGAGAGTTTACACATTATCCTTCTACTTTGGGAGATAAAGTTGCTTCTATTTGTGGCTTTGCTTCCGGGAAATTATTGTTGTCTATATTTGCACAAGGGATATTTATTTTTGATCCGGTCACAGGAAATAAACAACCATTTACTATTATTGATAAAGAAGTCAATGAACGTTTATGTCTTCACGGAAATACGGTCAATGTTTATCGGAATACTCCCAACACGATATTGCTGTTGGGCAATCACGTGTATTGTTATCATTTGAAGGAGAAGCAGTTTTCTATTGTTTCCGAAGAAAAAGGCATAAATATTATTGAGGGGTCCTTGAAAGCAATTGCTTGTGATGGGCATTCAACTTATTTGAACGATATAAAACATATTTATGAGTTGGATAATCATAGTAATAAGCTGAGAGTGTTGTTTACTGCTCAGGATGATATGAATATAAATTCAGTATCCATGGATGAGAGTGGCTGTTTTTGGATCGGGAGTAATTTAGGTTTGGTGAGTTATCATCCAGCGACACAGAAACAAAAAATGATTTCTACTTCATTATTTATAGAGGTTTCTTCATTGATTTGTGATCAAAAAGGAAAGATTTGGGTTGGTGCTGAAAACCGACTGTTTGCATGGTCCATAGCCGAGGAGAAGATGGCATTATTCGGCGAAACGGATGGAGCTGTTCCGAATGAATACTTTCCAGAAGCTCGTTTGTTAAGTCAGAAGGGTGATATTTATATGGGAGGGGTCAAAGGATTGCTTCATATTGATGGTAAGCTACCATTGAGAAATACGAATCCGCAATTACAATTATCAGATATCATAATCAATGGAGAACCTGCGAACAATAAATTGTATGATGGTATAAGAAAGCTTTCCGTGCCATGGAATAGTAATATTGTCATTCATGTCATGGCGAAAGAAGAAGATATCTTCAGACAGAAGGTGTATCGGTATCAGATAAAAGGGCTGGATGAGCAGCTTGTTGAATCATATAGTCCGGAACTGACTATGCGTGCGCTTCCTCCGGGTAATTATCAGATTATGGCTTCTTGTACCACTAAAGACGGTAGTTGGGTGCCTGCTCAACAATTGTTACAACTGACAATTTCTCCTCCATGGTATAAGACATGGTGGTTTATATTGGGTTGTATTCTATTGGTAGCTGTCATTGTCATTGAAAGTGTGCGAAAAGTGTTGAAACGTAAGGAGGAAAAGCTACGATGGGAAATGAAGGAACACGAGCAAAAAACGTATGAAGAAAAAGTTCGTTTTTTGATTAATATAAGTCATGAGTTGCGCACACCTTTGACACTGATCTATGCACCTCTCAAGCAAATATTGAAATCGCTTTCTCCTCAAGATGCCCAATATTTGCCGATAAAGGCTATTTATCGACAGTCACAGCGGATGAAAAATCTGATAAATATGGTGCTTGATGTACGTAAAATGGAGGTAGGTGAAAGTCGGTTACAAATAGAACCACAGCCGCTAAACGAATGGATCAAGCATGTATCACAAGACTTTATCAGCGAGGGAGAGGCAAAAAGTGTACATATCAGTTATCGGTTTGATTCACGAATAGAAGCAGTCAGTTTTGATAAAAACAAGTGTGAGATTATTCTAAGCAATTTGCTGATTAATGCCTTGAAACACAGTCCGCAACATACAGAGATAACTATTGTTTCGGAATTGATTTCTGAAAGAAAAAGAGTGCGCGTATCTGTCATTGATCAGGGAAGCGGATTGGAAAATGTGGATACACGAAAGCTCTTTACCCGATTTTATCAGGGCACTAAAGAACAAAACGGGACAGGAATCGGGTTGTCATATTCTAAAATATTGGTTGAATTGCATGGCGGCTCCATTGGTGCCCGGGATAATCAGGAAACAGGTGCCACATTTTTCTTCGAACTGCCGTTGAGGCAGGATGCTGAAGAGATTGTTTGTCAACCGAAAGCTTATTTGAATGAGTTGATGAGCAACGATGATAGTGAACATATCAGTAAAGGAGAGGAATTTGATACAACTTCGTATACGATTTTGGTTGTGGATGATAATTCGGATCTGACGGACTTTTTTAGTAAGGCATTGAGTGAATATTTTAAAAAGGTGTTGATAGCTTCTGATGGAGTGGAGGCGCTTCAGTTGGTAAAGAGTTATACACCAGACATTATTGTCAGTGATGTGATGATGCCACGAATGAATGGATATGAACTTTGTAAAGGTCTTAAAGAAGACCTTGCTGTCAGTCATATCCCTATTATTTTGTTGACGGCTAGAGATGATAAGGAAAGTCAGATTAGCGGTTATAAAAATGGAGCGGATGGCTACCTTACTAAACCTTTCGAAATAGAAATGTTGATGGAGTTAATCCGAAATCGTTTGAAAAATCGTGAATATACAAAGAAGAGATACCTGGATGCTGGATTAATACCAGCTCCGGAGGAAACTACTTTCAGTTTGGCAGATGAAACGTTTTTGGTGAAATTGAATAGAATCATTCAGGAGAATTTGAGTGATACGAAACTGGATGTGTCTTTCATTTGTAAGGAGGTAGGGATGAGTCGTGCTTCGCTTTATACGAAATTGAAGGCACTGACAGGCATTGGTCTAAATGAATATATTAATAAAATCAGGATGGAAAAGGCGATTCTGCTGATTACTGCTACAGATTTTACATTTACGGATATTTCAGAGAAAGTAGGATTTACTACTATCAGTTATTTCAGTACAGCATTTAAACAATATACCGGAGAAACTCCGACAGCCTATAGGAGCAGGCAGAAAAAAAAGGAATAG
- a CDS encoding MalY/PatB family protein — MNYNFDEIINRNGTDSVKWDAVERRWGRNDLIPMWVADMDFRTAPFVIDALKKRLDHEVLGYTFACKEWAESIINWLKERHGWEIREDMLTFTPGIVRGLAFAIHCFTEKGDKVMVMPPVYHPFFLVTQKNEREVVYSPLVLKDGQYHIDFDRFRKDVQGCKLLILSNPHNPGGRVWTKEELSQIADICYENGTLVISDEIHADLTLPPYKHPTFALISEKARMNSLVFMSPSKAFNMPGLASSYAIIENDELRHQFQVYMEASEFSEGHLFAYLSVAAAYSHGTEWLDQVVAYIKGNIDFTESYLKERIPAIRMIRPQASYLIFLDCRELGLNQEELNRLFVEDAHLALNEGTTFGKEGEGFMRLNVACPRATLEKALRQLEQAVNNR, encoded by the coding sequence ATGAACTATAATTTTGATGAAATAATAAACCGTAATGGTACGGACTCCGTAAAATGGGATGCCGTAGAACGCCGTTGGGGGCGTAATGACTTGATTCCGATGTGGGTGGCTGATATGGATTTCCGCACAGCCCCTTTTGTAATCGACGCCTTGAAGAAACGTCTGGACCATGAAGTGCTGGGCTATACATTTGCCTGCAAAGAATGGGCCGAATCCATTATCAACTGGCTGAAAGAACGGCATGGCTGGGAGATTCGCGAGGATATGCTGACGTTTACTCCCGGCATTGTCCGCGGACTGGCATTTGCTATCCATTGTTTCACGGAGAAAGGGGATAAGGTGATGGTCATGCCTCCTGTATACCATCCTTTCTTTCTCGTGACGCAGAAGAACGAACGTGAAGTGGTGTACAGTCCGCTGGTATTGAAAGACGGACAATATCATATTGATTTCGACCGTTTCCGCAAAGATGTGCAGGGATGCAAGCTGCTTATTCTGAGCAATCCCCATAATCCGGGCGGACGTGTATGGACCAAAGAAGAACTGTCGCAGATCGCTGACATCTGCTATGAGAACGGTACATTAGTAATCTCTGACGAGATTCATGCCGACTTGACCCTGCCTCCTTACAAGCATCCTACTTTTGCTTTGATTTCTGAGAAAGCACGGATGAACTCCCTTGTCTTTATGTCTCCGAGCAAAGCGTTCAATATGCCCGGACTGGCAAGTTCGTATGCAATCATTGAGAATGACGAACTTCGTCATCAGTTCCAGGTATATATGGAAGCGAGCGAGTTCTCCGAAGGACACTTATTCGCTTATCTCAGCGTAGCGGCAGCCTACAGTCATGGTACTGAATGGCTGGATCAGGTCGTTGCCTATATCAAAGGAAATATTGACTTCACGGAAAGTTATCTGAAAGAGCGGATTCCTGCCATCAGAATGATTCGTCCGCAAGCATCCTACCTAATCTTTTTAGACTGTCGTGAGCTGGGGTTAAATCAGGAGGAACTGAATCGCCTGTTTGTAGAAGATGCCCACTTGGCTTTGAATGAAGGAACGACGTTCGGCAAAGAAGGTGAAGGGTTTATGCGGTTGAATGTTGCCTGTCCGCGTGCTACGCTGGAGAAGGCTTTGAGGCAATTGGAACAAGCTGTCAACAATAGGTAG
- a CDS encoding metallophosphoesterase — MRIFFLIFLLAYVGGNVYIFIRTLQMLSGFSLAMKILLSVIYWLVAFSLVIAMLTRHIDMPVILSKSMFHIGSVWLVFTLYMIFALLIADVTKIFVPSLNHGFYYALGATCCLLLYGYYNYRHPQVNKIDVSLDKPIEGNGINIVAVSDVHLGYGTGKAMLKEYVDMINAQHPDLILIGGDLIDNSLTPLYKENMAEELAQLKAPLGIYMVPGNHEYISGIDESVRFLKDTPIQLLRDSVVTLPNGVQIIGRDDRSNRSRHSLPTLLKQADRSKPIILLDHQPYNLAKTDSLGIDLQFSGHTHHGQIWPISWVTDRIYEQSHGYRKWSQSHIYVSSGLSLWGPPFRIGTNSDMAVFHLNQMAK; from the coding sequence ATGCGAATATTCTTCCTGATATTTCTGCTTGCTTATGTAGGTGGCAATGTTTATATCTTTATCCGTACATTACAGATGCTTTCCGGCTTCTCGCTGGCTATGAAGATTCTGTTGTCTGTCATCTATTGGCTGGTAGCTTTCTCGTTGGTGATAGCTATGCTGACCCGTCATATAGATATGCCTGTCATCCTGTCGAAATCCATGTTTCACATCGGTTCGGTATGGCTGGTATTTACACTGTACATGATTTTTGCTTTGTTGATAGCAGATGTGACGAAGATATTTGTGCCGTCACTAAATCACGGTTTCTATTATGCGCTGGGAGCGACTTGCTGTCTGCTTCTGTACGGTTATTATAACTACCGTCATCCGCAGGTCAATAAGATTGATGTCTCCCTTGATAAGCCGATAGAAGGTAACGGAATCAATATCGTAGCCGTGAGTGACGTCCATTTAGGGTATGGTACGGGAAAAGCCATGCTGAAAGAATATGTAGATATGATAAATGCGCAGCATCCCGACCTTATACTGATCGGTGGAGATTTGATAGATAATAGTCTTACCCCATTATATAAGGAGAATATGGCGGAAGAACTGGCACAACTGAAAGCTCCCTTGGGCATTTATATGGTTCCGGGAAATCATGAATACATCAGCGGTATTGATGAAAGCGTCCGCTTCTTGAAAGATACTCCCATACAACTATTGCGTGATTCCGTAGTAACATTGCCTAACGGTGTGCAGATCATCGGACGTGACGACCGTTCCAACCGTTCTCGTCATTCCCTGCCTACCTTATTAAAGCAAGCGGATCGTAGTAAACCTATCATTCTTTTAGATCATCAACCCTACAACCTGGCTAAAACAGATTCTTTGGGAATAGACCTGCAATTCAGCGGACATACGCATCATGGACAGATATGGCCTATAAGTTGGGTAACAGACAGAATATATGAACAGAGTCACGGCTATCGCAAATGGAGCCAATCACATATCTATGTTTCCAGCGGATTATCTCTTTGGGGGCCTCCT